Proteins encoded in a region of the Nostoc sp. UHCC 0926 genome:
- a CDS encoding acyl-CoA dehydrogenase family protein, which translates to MEYRIIQKIEVLTDLIHYYQQDIKKYYRKELAISIQLSKNVVIPKWHDSNIAVDLKRATEIADYCANNATAIDYNGAFPKHEFDLIAKAGLLAAPLAKELGGWGAGIDANVTYELLILLKQMGHGNLAVGRIYEGHINALQLIQTFGTVEQITSYARDAREHHKIFGVWNAEASDGVKVIPFENGRYRLEGSKTFCTGAGYVERPFVNGVLPDGGWQICIVPMEQVTTVSDPSWWQPSGMRATASYKVDFSGVELDQSALIGQPGDYFRQPWLSTGVIRFAAVQLGGAEALFNLTRQYLQKLEYTNDPYQQERLGRMAIAIESGNLWLRGAANQVATYAPVFGGDPTVTHPQADQLVAYANMVRTTIEQICIDVMHLCQRSVGTRGLLPPNPMERIIRDLTLYLRQPAFDAALTNVGQYALHESNPAYLLWNDE; encoded by the coding sequence ATGGAGTATAGAATCATACAAAAGATAGAGGTATTAACCGACTTAATTCATTACTATCAACAAGATATAAAAAAATATTACAGAAAGGAGTTAGCTATTAGTATCCAATTATCAAAGAATGTCGTCATCCCAAAATGGCATGATTCCAACATTGCTGTGGATCTAAAACGTGCCACCGAAATTGCTGATTATTGTGCAAACAATGCAACTGCAATAGATTATAATGGTGCTTTTCCCAAGCATGAGTTTGATCTGATTGCTAAGGCTGGGTTGTTGGCTGCACCATTGGCGAAAGAATTAGGCGGATGGGGTGCGGGAATTGATGCTAATGTTACCTACGAGCTTTTAATACTATTAAAGCAGATGGGGCATGGCAATCTGGCAGTTGGTCGAATTTATGAAGGACATATCAACGCCCTGCAACTGATTCAGACTTTTGGTACTGTAGAACAAATCACAAGCTACGCCCGTGATGCGCGTGAGCATCACAAAATATTTGGCGTTTGGAATGCCGAAGCTTCAGATGGTGTCAAGGTAATTCCTTTTGAAAATGGCCGTTATCGCCTGGAAGGTTCTAAAACATTTTGTACTGGTGCAGGCTATGTTGAACGTCCTTTCGTTAATGGAGTATTGCCAGACGGCGGTTGGCAAATATGCATTGTGCCGATGGAGCAAGTTACGACAGTTAGTGACCCAAGTTGGTGGCAACCTTCTGGCATGCGAGCTACTGCTAGCTACAAAGTGGATTTTAGCGGTGTAGAGTTGGATCAGAGCGCTTTAATCGGACAACCAGGAGATTACTTTCGACAGCCCTGGTTGTCTACTGGGGTGATTCGGTTTGCTGCTGTGCAACTAGGTGGGGCAGAAGCACTGTTTAACCTGACTCGCCAGTATCTCCAGAAGTTGGAATATACAAATGATCCATATCAACAGGAACGGCTTGGCAGAATGGCGATCGCCATTGAAAGTGGTAATCTCTGGCTACGGGGTGCTGCCAATCAGGTAGCAACGTATGCGCCTGTGTTTGGTGGCGATCCCACAGTTACCCACCCGCAAGCAGACCAACTCGTCGCCTATGCAAACATGGTGAGGACAACAATTGAACAAATTTGCATTGATGTGATGCATTTGTGCCAACGTTCTGTTGGGACTCGCGGCTTACTACCACCAAATCCGATGGAACGCATTATCCGAGATTTGACTCTATATCTGCGTCAACCTGCTTTTGATGCAGCCTTGACAAATGTGGGGCAGTATGCACTGCATGAAAGTAATCCTGCTTATCTGCTTTGGAATGATGAATAA
- a CDS encoding SBBP repeat-containing protein — protein MADEKLAISLLTPASDIVIGGGTNDSEALFGRAGNDTIYPDNPIASATQATNVDYLFGDLFDNSAEEYEIILNIQNAQQGGDPFLILDRNIPSVGADRFVLGDTTQPYYTTSNPATLLTTDFLGLNEYAVIYDFGPANDVIQLNGKAKDYRIVKINGLQVPGVTRPLSGEAIFSLQQGAPDLVTFVVEKPDVNLDLKSNNFRFVGDKPPKKPTENKKIQQLGTTGNDLSLATGTDSVGNVYISGTTTGSLFGTNQGFTDAWLAKYDTNGNQVWGRQFGSSGDESNFAMVTDKNGNSYMAGGTSGNLFGTKQTDADVWVAKYDTNGNQVWGKQFTAGGFTSGAFGLDLDPAGNVYLSGIEINNNQRTDIFNFAVEDNSWVSKFDTNGNQQWLTLIKDPSATFPFNITPFFDESYDLAVDKDGNSYAVGWTQGLVRESDPSRQLLKYDAWVSKVNTAGQVQWVQQLGSTNQGLDFAWGVDTDSKGNVYVTGWTTGDIGTKVGKKGIGGRDIWISKFTPDGSQVWAKQFGSPDDDGMFLSDMQIDDKDNIFIIGESNGKLGKGQKDESYNAWVARFDTDGNNKWIQQFGSKKNLDYPIGVTTDGKGSLFVTGATDGLLGNSGGVNTSALDGWLAQLDVNKGKLQKFIGSSNDVISIADPESIPTIDITNDLVTKERLPQGDNRINPAEGINLNFTQGISTNSAQAISSSSSAFNYGQIVSNLGSIFDPQSQNSFPSALAQAVNNGSIVI, from the coding sequence ATGGCTGATGAAAAATTAGCAATTTCACTATTGACACCTGCCAGCGATATAGTTATCGGAGGCGGTACAAATGATTCTGAAGCCCTTTTCGGTCGTGCCGGAAACGATACCATTTATCCTGACAATCCGATTGCAAGCGCTACTCAAGCAACAAATGTAGATTATTTGTTCGGCGATCTATTTGATAACTCTGCTGAAGAGTATGAGATTATTCTGAATATTCAGAATGCTCAACAAGGTGGTGATCCCTTTCTTATCCTAGATAGAAATATTCCATCTGTAGGGGCAGACAGATTTGTTCTTGGTGATACAACTCAGCCCTACTATACTACCTCTAACCCAGCTACCCTACTAACTACAGACTTCCTTGGTTTGAACGAATATGCTGTCATTTATGATTTCGGCCCAGCTAATGATGTCATTCAACTAAATGGTAAAGCGAAAGACTATCGAATCGTAAAGATTAATGGATTACAGGTTCCAGGAGTTACACGACCTCTTTCTGGAGAAGCTATCTTTTCACTACAACAGGGAGCACCTGATCTTGTAACTTTTGTAGTTGAAAAGCCTGATGTCAATTTAGATTTGAAGTCAAATAATTTCCGGTTTGTCGGTGACAAACCACCAAAAAAACCAACAGAAAACAAGAAGATTCAGCAATTAGGGACTACCGGAAACGATCTCAGTCTTGCTACGGGAACAGATTCTGTTGGTAATGTTTATATATCAGGAACTACCACTGGGTCATTGTTTGGAACCAATCAAGGTTTTACAGATGCCTGGCTAGCGAAATATGACACCAATGGCAACCAGGTCTGGGGTAGGCAGTTTGGCTCCTCTGGTGATGAGTCTAACTTTGCAATGGTTACAGACAAGAATGGTAACTCTTACATGGCAGGTGGCACGTCAGGTAACTTGTTTGGAACCAAGCAAACAGATGCTGATGTTTGGGTGGCTAAATATGACACCAATGGCAATCAGGTGTGGGGTAAGCAGTTTACTGCTGGTGGTTTTACTAGTGGAGCGTTTGGACTTGATCTAGATCCAGCAGGAAATGTCTACTTATCAGGAATAGAAATTAACAACAATCAAAGAACAGACATTTTCAATTTTGCCGTTGAGGATAATTCCTGGGTGTCTAAGTTTGACACCAATGGCAACCAACAGTGGCTTACCCTGATTAAGGATCCTTCAGCGACCTTCCCTTTTAACATAACTCCCTTTTTTGACGAATCTTACGACCTTGCCGTCGATAAGGATGGTAATAGCTACGCTGTAGGCTGGACTCAGGGCTTAGTTAGAGAGTCAGACCCATCTCGACAACTTTTGAAGTATGATGCCTGGGTGTCAAAGGTGAATACCGCAGGGCAGGTACAGTGGGTTCAACAGCTTGGAAGTACAAATCAGGGACTTGATTTTGCTTGGGGTGTTGACACTGACAGCAAAGGCAATGTTTACGTTACAGGATGGACTACAGGGGATATTGGCACAAAGGTAGGAAAAAAGGGAATTGGGGGTCGTGATATTTGGATTAGCAAATTTACCCCAGACGGATCTCAAGTGTGGGCTAAACAGTTTGGTTCTCCAGACGATGATGGTATGTTCCTATCGGACATGCAGATCGATGACAAAGACAACATCTTTATCATCGGAGAATCTAACGGGAAGTTAGGAAAAGGCCAAAAAGATGAATCTTATAATGCCTGGGTGGCGAGGTTCGACACTGATGGCAACAACAAGTGGATTCAACAATTTGGAAGCAAAAAGAATCTTGACTACCCTATAGGTGTTACTACTGACGGAAAGGGTAGTCTCTTCGTGACTGGAGCTACTGATGGCTTATTAGGGAACAGTGGTGGCGTTAATACCTCAGCTTTGGACGGTTGGTTGGCTCAACTTGATGTCAACAAAGGAAAACTGCAAAAATTTATCGGCAGTTCAAATGATGTCATTAGTATTGCCGATCCTGAATCAATTCCCACCATTGATATCACTAATGATTTAGTGACTAAGGAAAGACTGCCTCAAGGCGATAATCGGATTAACCCTGCTGAGGGGATCAATCTTAACTTTACTCAAGGGATTAGTACTAACTCTGCTCAGGCAATCAGTAGTAGCAGCAGTGCATTCAACTATGGACAGATTGTTTCTAATCTTGGCAGCATATTTGACCCTCAGTCTCAAAATTCTTTTCCTTCAGCTTTAGCTCAGGCAGTTAATAATGGTAGTATAGTGATTTGA
- a CDS encoding class I SAM-dependent DNA methyltransferase, protein MNPLQSDSLPPSYFDKLYSEDPDPWKFETREYEANKYATTIAALPKERYRSAFEIGGSIGVLTQKLQEHCDSLLSVDVSKLAQNRAKERCQHLSNVKFQIMRVPEQYPDEMFDLTLVSEVGYYWSREDLKKSQQCILEHLEPGGHLLLVHWTLYARDYPLSGDEVHNSFFELAPNKLRHLKGQREEEYRLDLFERV, encoded by the coding sequence ATGAACCCGTTACAATCCGACTCCTTACCACCCAGCTACTTCGATAAACTTTACAGCGAAGATCCTGACCCGTGGAAGTTTGAAACGAGGGAATACGAAGCTAACAAATATGCTACGACGATCGCAGCTTTACCCAAAGAGCGCTATCGGTCTGCCTTTGAAATCGGCGGTTCCATTGGTGTTTTAACTCAGAAGCTACAAGAACATTGTGACTCACTGCTCTCAGTTGATGTGTCAAAATTAGCGCAGAATAGAGCAAAAGAGCGCTGTCAGCATCTCTCCAATGTCAAGTTCCAGATTATGCGTGTCCCAGAGCAATATCCTGATGAGATGTTTGATTTGACCCTAGTCTCGGAAGTTGGCTATTACTGGAGCCGGGAAGACCTGAAAAAATCCCAACAGTGCATTTTAGAACACCTGGAACCTGGAGGACATCTACTTTTAGTTCATTGGACACTCTATGCCCGTGATTATCCGTTGAGTGGGGATGAAGTTCATAACTCGTTTTTTGAGTTAGCCCCAAATAAACTGCGGCATTTAAAAGGTCAACGGGAGGAAGAATATCGACTTGATTTATTCGAGCGAGTCTAA
- a CDS encoding PIG-L deacetylase family protein, with amino-acid sequence MIGLPLSNPSVLPWRSVNEIACSAALIVAPHPDDETLGCGGAIALLRSLNCNVQVLVISDGTLSHPRSQKYPADRLLALREAETLSALKLLGVEANAVTFCRMQDGSIPTQYQSAVASCRVYITEVAPQIIFLPWRYDPHADHRATWKLIKAALHDLHLSPRLIEYPIWDWDSEQRGSLPASLEVTTWRLDISTVVEVKQQAIATYRSQITDLIDDDPQGFRLSAEMLANFTRPWEVYLEEIQ; translated from the coding sequence ATGATTGGATTACCACTAAGCAATCCTAGTGTTTTGCCCTGGCGTTCAGTTAACGAAATTGCTTGTAGTGCGGCACTAATCGTTGCACCCCATCCTGATGATGAAACATTAGGTTGTGGGGGTGCGATCGCTCTGTTACGGTCTTTAAATTGTAATGTGCAAGTTTTAGTCATCAGTGATGGTACCCTTTCACACCCTCGTTCCCAGAAATATCCCGCAGATAGACTCTTAGCTTTGCGTGAAGCTGAAACGCTATCAGCATTAAAATTGCTGGGTGTAGAGGCTAATGCTGTCACCTTCTGTAGAATGCAGGATGGGTCAATTCCAACACAGTATCAAAGTGCAGTGGCTAGTTGTCGGGTTTATATCACAGAAGTCGCTCCACAAATTATCTTTTTACCGTGGCGATATGACCCTCACGCAGACCACCGAGCCACGTGGAAGTTAATCAAAGCAGCACTACATGATTTGCACTTATCCCCGCGATTGATTGAGTATCCTATTTGGGATTGGGACTCAGAGCAACGGGGAAGTCTGCCAGCATCTCTTGAGGTGACAACCTGGCGGTTGGATATTAGCACGGTAGTGGAGGTGAAACAGCAAGCGATCGCTACTTATCGTTCCCAAATTACAGACTTAATTGACGATGACCCACAAGGTTTTCGCCTGAGTGCCGAAATGTTAGCGAACTTTACTCGTCCTTGGGAAGTTTATTTAGAGGAAATCCAATGA
- a CDS encoding MGDG synthase family glycosyltransferase, whose protein sequence is MQSPTYPKKKFLINIVTGNSGGGHIATSNAISSIIEQQLPCQTSVTDVDVLAQRLAEGKKTLDIYRLFGTSGDQVLNQIMQSGWTWIHHLMMPFNKLLIKLNHDAGVRIFEEHWREQQPDMVVSVVPLFNKMIWESLQRVKPDTPLLTIITDFADFPSAYWIEPETGSYIVCGTERAVEQARSLGVKEELIIKTSGLVINPRFYEPIVSDRAQERQRLGLDPDCLTGLVLFGGNGSKVMLEIAKRLESFQQKLQLIFICGHNEELAMALRKSQGLQKRFVITFTKDIPYYMHLCDFFIGKPGNVSISEALVMKLPVIVERSAATMPQELYTTDWIQQQQVGLVIRSFRDIDRAVEQFLQPENFARYRENVAAVNNTAVFEIPDILQKILATNKTTVAEPLQQRS, encoded by the coding sequence ATGCAATCACCCACATATCCAAAAAAAAAGTTTTTGATCAATATTGTCACTGGAAATAGTGGTGGAGGCCATATCGCTACTTCTAATGCGATATCTTCAATCATTGAGCAACAACTCCCCTGTCAAACTAGTGTTACCGATGTGGACGTATTAGCGCAGCGTTTAGCAGAAGGAAAAAAGACACTAGATATTTATAGGCTATTCGGAACTAGTGGAGATCAAGTTCTCAACCAGATCATGCAAAGTGGCTGGACATGGATTCATCATCTGATGATGCCCTTTAATAAATTACTGATCAAACTAAATCACGATGCTGGTGTGAGGATATTTGAAGAACATTGGCGCGAACAACAGCCAGATATGGTAGTTTCTGTAGTGCCGTTGTTTAATAAAATGATATGGGAAAGTTTACAAAGAGTAAAACCAGATACACCTTTGCTGACAATTATCACAGATTTTGCTGATTTTCCGTCCGCTTATTGGATAGAACCGGAAACAGGAAGTTATATAGTCTGTGGCACTGAAAGAGCAGTAGAGCAAGCTCGTTCTTTGGGAGTCAAGGAGGAGCTGATCATCAAAACTTCGGGACTGGTGATTAACCCTCGCTTTTATGAACCGATTGTGAGCGATCGCGCCCAGGAAAGGCAACGGTTGGGTTTAGATCCCGACTGTCTGACTGGACTTGTGTTATTCGGGGGTAATGGCTCCAAAGTCATGCTAGAAATTGCCAAGCGTCTGGAGTCTTTTCAACAAAAGCTACAACTCATCTTTATTTGCGGACACAATGAAGAACTGGCTATGGCTTTACGTAAGAGCCAAGGTCTTCAGAAGAGGTTTGTCATTACCTTTACGAAAGACATTCCTTACTATATGCATCTTTGCGATTTTTTTATTGGTAAACCAGGTAATGTGAGCATCAGCGAGGCGCTGGTGATGAAGCTACCAGTAATTGTGGAACGTAGTGCTGCCACAATGCCACAGGAACTATACACTACCGACTGGATTCAACAGCAGCAGGTAGGTCTGGTTATCCGCAGTTTTCGAGATATTGATCGGGCAGTTGAGCAGTTTCTTCAACCAGAAAATTTTGCCCGCTACCGTGAAAATGTCGCTGCTGTGAACAATACAGCCGTGTTTGAAATTCCCGATATCTTACAGAAGATTCTCGCTACTAATAAAACAACAGTGGCAGAACCACTCCAGCAGAGGTCGTAA
- a CDS encoding pentapeptide repeat-containing protein gives MKTPELLRRYAAGERDFSNVSLIQVCLTNANLIGVHLKGADLIGKDLKGGYLTDAHISQAKLNQATFADSRMIEVCLISAEMLDADLSGTDLTGVNFSGADLSCVKLGGANLRGANLGETDLTGADLRGAELSEANLKGAKLAGADMDGAYLDKADLTGADMDGATMRRVGLTGTKMPDGTVHD, from the coding sequence ATGAAAACTCCAGAACTTCTGAGACGATACGCAGCAGGAGAACGGGACTTTAGTAACGTAAGCTTAATTCAGGTCTGTCTGACTAATGCAAATCTGATTGGGGTACACCTAAAGGGAGCGGACTTGATTGGTAAAGACTTAAAGGGAGGATATCTGACTGATGCACATATTAGTCAGGCGAAACTGAATCAGGCAACTTTTGCTGATTCACGAATGATTGAAGTATGCCTAATTAGTGCAGAAATGCTTGATGCAGACCTGAGTGGAACAGACTTGACAGGAGTAAATTTCAGTGGAGCTGATTTAAGCTGTGTCAAGCTAGGTGGAGCCAACTTGAGAGGGGCAAACTTAGGTGAGACAGACCTTACCGGAGCGGATCTTAGGGGAGCGGAACTGAGTGAAGCTAACTTGAAAGGGGCAAAGCTAGCTGGGGCAGATATGGACGGGGCATATTTAGATAAGGCAGACCTGACTGGGGCAGATATGGACGGGGCAACTATGCGGAGAGTCGGATTAACTGGAACAAAAATGCCCGATGGAACAGTTCACGACTAA
- a CDS encoding glycosyltransferase family A protein has translation MESKRLSFVADFPSVQLDKNFPQTLVQIPPSVHCEVCVIVPVRNEAQTLAATLTALIHQVDLEGQLLNPRRYEIILLANNCSDDSAAIARSFAGQHPDIALHVVEKTLPAAEAYIGRVRQILMDEAYRRLCSLGRTRGVIASTDGDSQVSPTWIAANLYEITYGADAVGGRIFVERTGRADLDPYAKACYLREVGYRYLITELETYLDPDPYDSFPRHYQHYGASLAVTAEMYALAGGLPPVRTPEDVAFYRALVRVNARFRHSSLVRVVTSARQIGRTNVGLANQLSKWIEMGRQEQPFVVEPAAAIETRFVARRQLRVMWCCALNGYQPSHPSVVSLAQMLGVSAQWLVQKLTQPYTFGELFELIEERQQQEGIWASRWKFVEIEQAIGDLRLRLESLRQ, from the coding sequence ATGGAAAGTAAGCGCTTGTCTTTCGTTGCTGACTTTCCATCTGTACAACTCGATAAAAACTTTCCTCAAACTTTAGTCCAAATACCGCCATCAGTGCATTGTGAAGTTTGTGTAATTGTTCCAGTTCGCAATGAAGCTCAGACGTTGGCAGCAACCCTTACTGCCCTGATACATCAAGTTGATCTAGAAGGACAGCTTTTAAATCCCAGACGCTACGAAATAATTTTGTTGGCAAATAATTGTAGCGATGATTCAGCAGCTATAGCCCGGAGTTTCGCGGGACAACATCCAGATATAGCACTGCATGTAGTTGAAAAAACTCTGCCTGCTGCGGAAGCCTATATTGGTCGAGTGCGTCAGATTTTGATGGATGAAGCATACCGCCGTTTGTGTAGTTTAGGACGCACAAGGGGGGTAATTGCTTCAACTGATGGAGACTCGCAGGTAAGCCCAACTTGGATTGCTGCCAACTTGTACGAAATTACCTATGGTGCTGATGCTGTAGGTGGGCGAATTTTTGTTGAGCGCACTGGTCGTGCTGACCTAGACCCTTACGCCAAAGCTTGCTATCTGCGTGAAGTGGGCTACCGCTATTTAATTACCGAATTAGAAACTTATCTCGATCCTGACCCGTATGACAGCTTTCCTCGCCACTATCAACACTATGGAGCAAGTTTGGCAGTAACAGCAGAAATGTATGCACTGGCAGGAGGCTTACCACCTGTGCGGACTCCTGAAGATGTAGCTTTTTACCGGGCCTTGGTACGGGTAAATGCCCGTTTTCGCCACAGTTCCTTAGTGCGAGTAGTAACTTCGGCAAGACAAATCGGACGTACCAATGTTGGTTTAGCAAATCAACTGAGTAAATGGATAGAAATGGGACGCCAAGAACAACCATTTGTAGTCGAGCCAGCAGCGGCTATCGAAACTCGTTTTGTTGCACGTCGCCAATTACGAGTGATGTGGTGCTGCGCTCTCAATGGTTATCAGCCAAGTCATCCCAGTGTCGTGTCTTTGGCTCAAATGCTGGGAGTTTCAGCCCAATGGCTTGTCCAGAAATTAACGCAACCTTATACCTTCGGTGAGTTGTTTGAACTAATTGAAGAACGCCAGCAGCAAGAAGGAATTTGGGCTTCGCGCTGGAAATTTGTGGAAATTGAACAAGCAATTGGGGATTTGCGCTTGCGTCTTGAGAGTTTACGTCAGTAA
- a CDS encoding sensor histidine kinase: MLHEFLLAERDEILALCSKKIARLADSMSSSDEMERGLPVFYDELIEVLRADADIDESGEAHNNSIESVHRASAERRGKESLKLGYSISQVVHGYGALCQAITQYIQENSSETASPREFNRLNFCLDIAIAEAVTEFNRGQRENAERDEVQRLGFLAHELRNALTSATLASQLIITGKVGTNGSTSRILENAHRRMRDIIDRSLVEVRLRNEPIGQYQRCRVIHLVSEVEASAWFEASAKSIEVCVKVAPELEVLIDRHLIISALSNLVQNAIKFTKQGGIVWIRGKAVGGRVLLEIEDQCGGLPPGEAEELFKPFSQMGTDKSGLGIGLTISRRAVSLNKGILSVRDVPHQGCVFSIDLPLASSSLPTT, from the coding sequence ATGTTACATGAATTTCTCTTAGCAGAACGTGACGAAATTCTCGCCTTATGTTCAAAAAAGATCGCGCGTCTTGCTGATTCCATGAGTTCAAGCGACGAAATGGAAAGAGGATTACCTGTGTTCTACGATGAACTCATTGAGGTATTACGTGCTGATGCTGATATAGATGAATCTGGGGAAGCACATAACAATTCTATAGAAAGTGTTCACAGAGCCTCCGCAGAGCGCCGGGGGAAAGAGTCGTTAAAACTTGGCTACAGCATTTCTCAGGTTGTTCATGGCTACGGCGCTCTTTGTCAAGCTATCACTCAGTATATTCAGGAGAATAGTAGTGAAACAGCATCCCCTCGTGAATTCAATCGATTAAATTTCTGCCTCGATATCGCTATCGCTGAAGCGGTTACAGAGTTTAATCGAGGTCAGCGCGAGAATGCAGAGCGGGATGAGGTTCAGCGTCTTGGATTTCTAGCACATGAGTTGCGAAATGCGTTGACTTCCGCTACTTTAGCTTCCCAACTTATAATCACAGGGAAAGTCGGAACTAATGGAAGTACATCTCGTATTCTTGAAAATGCCCATAGGCGTATGAGAGACATTATTGATCGTTCACTTGTTGAGGTGCGACTGCGGAACGAACCAATCGGACAATATCAGAGATGTCGAGTTATTCACCTAGTCAGTGAAGTTGAGGCTAGTGCATGGTTTGAAGCAAGTGCGAAATCAATTGAGGTGTGTGTAAAGGTAGCGCCGGAATTGGAGGTTTTAATAGATCGTCACCTAATAATATCTGCCTTATCGAATCTGGTTCAAAATGCCATTAAGTTCACGAAGCAGGGTGGGATTGTATGGATACGCGGTAAGGCTGTAGGTGGGCGTGTTTTGCTTGAAATAGAGGATCAATGTGGAGGACTCCCGCCTGGTGAGGCGGAAGAACTCTTTAAGCCTTTTTCTCAGATGGGAACAGATAAATCAGGATTGGGGATTGGGCTTACAATTTCACGACGCGCCGTGTCGCTAAACAAGGGTATACTTTCAGTTCGCGATGTCCCCCATCAAGGATGTGTGTTCTCAATTGATTTACCCTTAGCCTCCTCCTCTCTCCCCACTACATAA
- a CDS encoding MFS transporter has product MNRDRVKAVTLAAMCFALFMANLDDTVMNVALPQIQISLNSGVSGLQWILNAYTLSAASIMLPSGTLGDIYGRKRVFLTGLVIFTIASLICGLAPSLSILIAGRTLQGIGAAALVTGSLSIISDTFPEPKEKAKALGIWAAVSGLALVAGPVIGGLLVDTLGWQSVFFLNLPLGAIAFQVTSRVVKESKDPNKQRLDLPGLLLSVIFLASITYALTQGNAGLWRSPLIVLLLIVAGLSFLAFLFVESRSSHPMLPLTLFHNSTFTVVNVVEILVFFTVVSLLFIFSLFFQQVQGYSAAAAGLRFLPMNGAFVIASIFSGWFAARLGWRFTITTGLILASIATFSLIRINADTEYGAILWSLILSGFGSGLTLAPLAAVGLSSVPSTKVGIASAVINTSNRLGNILGVAIQGTILTQQLASDLARSLFAWGLPSNLRDRLIVDVLHGGFQVPSHLPANISTQAMHQAISNAFVSGLHATVLLASIALVGGAFLILMFVQPTFNQVTNNSPLYIKHKKQGKGI; this is encoded by the coding sequence ATGAATCGAGATCGTGTTAAAGCAGTTACGCTGGCGGCAATGTGTTTCGCCCTCTTCATGGCCAATCTCGATGACACTGTGATGAATGTGGCGCTTCCCCAGATTCAGATAAGTCTAAACTCTGGTGTGTCGGGATTACAGTGGATTCTCAACGCTTACACTTTGTCTGCGGCTAGTATAATGCTGCCAAGCGGAACATTAGGAGACATTTATGGACGCAAGCGAGTCTTCCTCACAGGGCTAGTCATCTTCACGATCGCTTCTTTAATTTGCGGTCTGGCTCCAAGTTTGAGTATCTTGATTGCTGGGCGAACTCTTCAAGGAATTGGTGCTGCTGCCCTAGTGACTGGTTCTCTGTCGATCATTTCTGATACGTTTCCTGAACCGAAGGAAAAAGCTAAAGCTCTCGGTATTTGGGCTGCGGTGTCAGGACTCGCCCTCGTTGCTGGCCCTGTAATAGGCGGACTGCTAGTGGATACTCTGGGATGGCAGAGTGTGTTCTTTCTCAACTTACCACTGGGGGCGATCGCTTTTCAGGTGACTTCGCGTGTTGTTAAGGAAAGTAAAGATCCCAACAAACAACGTCTTGATCTGCCTGGTTTACTGCTCAGTGTAATATTTCTGGCTTCAATTACCTATGCACTTACCCAAGGCAATGCTGGGCTGTGGCGATCGCCGTTGATTGTCTTGCTGCTGATAGTTGCTGGACTTAGCTTTCTAGCATTTTTATTTGTTGAGTCCCGCAGTAGCCACCCAATGCTACCATTAACCTTGTTTCACAATTCAACCTTTACTGTAGTCAATGTCGTTGAAATTTTAGTATTCTTCACTGTTGTCAGCTTGCTTTTTATCTTTAGCCTGTTCTTCCAGCAAGTGCAGGGGTACTCGGCGGCGGCGGCGGGCTTGCGCTTCCTGCCAATGAATGGAGCTTTTGTAATTGCATCTATATTTTCTGGGTGGTTTGCTGCTCGCTTAGGGTGGCGCTTTACGATCACGACAGGACTGATCCTAGCAAGCATAGCTACGTTTTCATTGATCCGAATCAATGCCGATACAGAGTATGGAGCTATTTTATGGAGCCTGATTCTTTCAGGGTTCGGTAGCGGCTTGACACTCGCGCCCTTAGCAGCAGTAGGTCTGAGTTCTGTACCCTCCACAAAAGTGGGAATTGCCTCAGCAGTAATCAACACTAGTAATCGTCTTGGGAATATCTTAGGAGTTGCTATCCAGGGAACAATTCTCACGCAACAGCTAGCTTCAGATTTGGCGCGATCGCTCTTTGCTTGGGGTCTACCCTCAAACCTCCGAGATCGCCTCATCGTTGATGTTTTGCATGGTGGATTTCAAGTCCCCAGTCACCTGCCAGCCAACATTTCTACCCAAGCTATGCATCAGGCGATTAGCAATGCATTTGTGTCGGGTCTACATGCAACTGTGCTTCTAGCTAGTATTGCCCTCGTAGGTGGAGCATTTTTGATTTTGATGTTTGTTCAGCCAACTTTTAACCAAGTCACTAACAATTCTCCTCTTTATATTAAACACAAAAAGCAGGGTAAAGGTATCTAA
- a CDS encoding DUF7219 family protein — MNSYKGEFTLDNLVFNANVQEFTHRISDICGLSNQGTISQKEAYTQIQVLFEALKRSKQQLRIGENP; from the coding sequence ATGAATAGCTACAAGGGAGAATTTACCCTAGATAACCTCGTTTTTAACGCTAATGTACAGGAATTTACGCACCGGATTAGCGACATTTGTGGATTAAGCAACCAAGGTACAATTTCCCAGAAAGAGGCTTACACCCAGATTCAGGTCTTATTTGAAGCGCTCAAGCGTTCTAAACAGCAACTTAGAATTGGTGAAAACCCTTGA